The Deltaproteobacteria bacterium genomic interval AGTTATTCTCCACCACTACTGTTTTTTTCGCTGAAACCCGTTTTTCCAGATCTGCGCCTTGCGCTTGGCATCGCCATATTTTCCAAATCCACCGCCCGTGGCACTTCCTTGAAAATCGTGCATCAGACTTTTTCAACAAATTCAATAACGGCCCCAAAGTTTCACAAAGTCTCACTTGAGCTCGCCATTTAGCCATTCGAGGTAGTCATCGCTGCCGGAGACAATGGGCAAAGCGATTATTTCCGGCGTCTCATAAGGGTGGAGAAGCTTGATTGCTTTCTCAACTTTGCCGTAAAGGCTCTTTTTACTCTTTATGAGGCACTGCCATTCTTCGGCAGTCTCTACGTTGTCCTTCCACCAATAGGTGCTGACAATCGGCCCGACAAGCTGAACGCAGGCAGCCAATCTTTTTTCTACCAAGGCTTTAGCAATTTTTTTGCCGTCTTCTCTTGTCTCGGTTGTCGTAACCACCTGGACGTATGTTTCCATCCTGCCCCCCTCTTCTCCTACTCCCGCACATCATTTTCGGACACAGCGCAAGCGAAATTTGTCAAATCAAAAAATCTGACCCTACGCCTAAGTCTGTCAAGAATGAAGACCTCCCCCCTTCCCCTTTCAAAACGCTTTATAAATCCGCGCAAGGGCTGGATCATTCCATTTGCACAACATTGGCAGATCTTGAGGGGAGCTTGAGGTACGTACATATGAACCGCTCGAAGAAATTTTGGTTTGGGCAACAGCCCCTTGAGATCTGACCCCCATGATTTTCGGCGCCACTACCACCACCACGGATGGAAGGGATCGTAGGGGCGCCACGGGCGGTGCCAGTAGGGATAGTACGGATCGTACGGTCTCGCATAACGGGCCTCTTTGGACCAAAGATGAAGCTCTATGGACTCTATCAGAGGATAGGGATAGGTGGTGTTTCCCAGTTGCCTGGAGAGGGTTCCCTGCACCGTACCGCCCACGGTGAGTTTCCGGTCCTTGCTGAAAACCTCCGGATCCAGAAAATCTCTCGTTTGGACCAGAAAGCGCCCCTCGGACAGGTCCTGCGACTTGGGTCTGTTCTGGAAATCGAGCGGTGCCTGCAAAATGACCAGCAGTGTCCTGTTCGGCTCATTGATGGTCTCGATGATATAGCCTCCCAGGATGACACGCTGTCCCTTGTACGCCTCCGTATCCTTTAGCAGGGCCTTGAAAGGTGTGGGTATCGCCTCGGCACGGAATTGCCTGGAAGGCACCGTGGCGCAACCGGTCAGACAACCGGCAACGAGAAACGAAACCAAGACGGCAAGTGCAACTTTTTGGATTCCACCAAAAGACATGAGCTCCCTCCGGAAAACGGGTTCTCCGACAGGCCGGCGCCGGGGCCTAAAATGACGTGCCGACCCCGATGCCGAAGTGGAATTGGGGCGATCTCCCTTGCCGGCCGCGCCAAGACGTGATCTCGAGGATCTCCACGACCGCATGGTCGTAGGCAAAGCTGCCGATAAGCCGGGATTCACCGCCGGTCACCGTGCCCACAACCGTGACCAGGGTCCCTTTTTCGTAGAGCGCGGGATCAAGGAACCCGGTTGATCGGAGCAAGAAACGCCCTTCCGTCCGGTCCCCGTCTTCGGGTCGCCCTCGCCCGTCAAGGGGCAGTTGCAGGACGGTCATCTCCGAAGTGGGTTGACCGCCTTGCGTTTCGATGACCCTGCCTCCCAGCATGACCACCTCGCCCCGGTGCCGGTCGATATCCACCTGCAGGGCCGAAAACGATCCGTGGTACGTGACCTGCGAGCGGGCGTGCCCGGAGATGCCGCTCGCACACCCGACCATGGTCGGAACAAGGCAGAAGAGAAACAATCGTCCTGTCCAGCTCACCGCCGATACCCCCTTTTTCGCAGTTTGACACCAAGATCACCGAAACGCGTCATTTATGAACGCAAACCCGGCTATCATTCCTGGACATCTCTACTCCTTCAAAGTGCCCTAACATAGCCAAAATCGGAAAACAAGTTTCAATCCTTGTTTTAGTGGATGTCTGCTCATTTGATTTTTTGACCGCCTGAGGAGTAAGTCAACATAGCCTGCCCTGTGAAATCATGTTTGCTTTTATTTAACTGGGGCCAATAACGTCCCGTATCTTCCCCCGTATCTTCCCCCAGTCAAAGCCTCATCCCCTAGCCTATGCCGGTTTATCCCGGCGCTTTCTAAACGTCCCGGTTCCGCCCACGCCGCACATTTTCCGGAAATAAATGGGTGTTCTCTTTCCCCTAAATTGTCAAATATCCATCAGGGCTCAGGCTAGTTGCCAACATCACCATATTGATGTCACGATGCTCTGTCCAGCTAGTGACTTCTCTGCTTGTGGGTTCAAGCCAAAAGTTTTCAATGACTTCAATCAAGGCCGTATACCCCGCCAGGGTTTCACTCAGCGTGCGCAGGTGTCGATTGTTATTGAAAAGGCCTGGATTTTCTTCAATCAATTCCTGCAACTTGTCAACAGCCCGTAAACCAATCGACAATCCCAGCTCACGAAATGCAAAACGGTATTCAGCGGGAAGCTTCAAGGAATTGTTTCTCGTGTAGGATTCCAGGCCCAGCAGGGAGAAATTCAATAAAATCTCCAGCAGATCGGTTTGTTCAAAATTTTCATTAGTGACCAATCGCGCCACTCTGAAGGAGTCACACAATAGACCTCCGAGACCAAGCGGGTCATCTGTGGCCCAGCTTTTTCCCTCACAAATAGTGGCCATGTCGGTGATCTCCGCTTTGAGATCCGGCCACTCGGAGTTTTCAAAATGTTTAGCACCGCTCGCCTGAAGCTGTTGGTACGTAATGAATCCATCGAGGGGGTCGTGATGTCCCATGGATTCTACGAGAGGATAGGAGAGGTCTATGCTCATTTTCCAGTACATGCGTTTCTGACCGCCTGACAATGGAACATAGGTAAACGTGTCATGGGCCGTTTTCGCAAGCTCAATCGCCAACCTAGTGTAGGTTTCATCCCCGGTGACCCGGCTTACACGATTGAGAGCGTGCATCCATTTCGTCAGGTAATGATAGTACTGCCCGTCCCGATCCCACTCCAAACGTTCGTCAAAGGGATCAGCAGACCTCCGTTCGTTCATCTGTTTACCGATCCTCAACCCTCCTTTTGTAGGATGAATTTTACCCTCCTTCTCGTCAAGGCCGCTGATCCAGCCGGTCCGGGGGTCGTCTTCACGGTGTCGTCCGAGTATGTTATGAACCTGATCGACAAGGCGCAATGCAAGGTTCTTGTATTTTTCATCAGTTGTTTGACGATAAAGCTCCAGGAAGTTGCACACGGCAAAAGCGTCCGTCCATAAGTAGCGCCGTGGGACCTTCGTGGCCGGTGAAAGTCCGGTCTGATTGGCAAATTCCGTCATGATTTCCAGGACCATAGACCTGGAGGCGTTTTGTTTCATATTTGTGAACAAGTCAAATCTGCTCTCTGTTGATGTAGTTCGATGTCCTAGCTCAAAACTGTAAAACTAAAGGGAGTCCCCAAGATTTTTTCTAACATCACTTCTCTAACAGATCTACGATAAAGATCGAAAAAAGAATCCTGATCCAGATGCTTAAAATATTTCTTAACAAGGTTCTTCAAAGAATCAGGTTCGCCTATATATATCCAGTCATCAATTGAGCCTAAAAAACAGTACCGCTCCGCAATGAAGGTCCTCCTTGTCTCACTCTCAAGAGTAAATCTCACAATTGAACCGTAATCTACAGCAATATTAATGAACTGGCATTTGGGGTTTCCTTTATTTTCCTCATTATCACACCTAGATCTATACGAGTTTAATCGAAGCAATTGCGTAACTGGGGGCCTATGCTTTTATGCAAATCTCTGTCTATCCTGCCTTATTCCACAGATGAAAGTGTTCTGAGCACAAACCTCCTTCATTTTGCAACTCAGCTCTGGCCTGACTGGCAGGGAAACTTGCGGGCAAACCATAAAATCATAGGCGTCTCCATAGTCGTCCCTGAGGCAACAATTATCAACTCGTTGATCGACTTTCTTAGTTTCTTAAGGATGTCCCGATTGAATAAAGCTTGCCGTTTATATGCTTTCTTGTTTTCCAATATCCGCTGTCTCCCGGCGTGATCTTACAGCGACATCTGCATATAAGGCACTGCATCCGCTGGTCTTCTAATGGTTGACAAAGCACAGTCTGGTGCATCGTTTTCACGAAAGACCCAGTATTTCCTTCAGTCGCTTGGCATTCTTAACCGCATGTCCTTCAAAGTCATTGTCAAAATAGAGGTACGTATCCTTCTCCCATTCGTCGATCTTTTGGGCCCAAGTCTGAAGCTCTCCTTCTGAATAGTCAGAGGCGTAAAGCTTCTTGGAGCCATGTAGGCGGACGTAGACAAAATCTCCAGTTACGACTTCATGGTAAGGATATCTGCCCGCCGTATCTGCAATGCAGAAGGCAATGTTGTGCTTTTTTAGGATAGCAAAAAGCCGGTCGGTGATCCAGGAAGGGTGCCGTACCTCCAGGGCATGGAGCAAAGATGGGTTCAAGGATCGACAAAAGTGCTCAAACTCATTTTCATCAAAGGAAAGACTTGGCGGCAGCTGAAAGAGAATAGGCCCCTGTTTTTCTTTGAGGCCGGATGCAGCCGTATAGAATCGCTCCAAAGGCTCCCCCGGCTCTTTCAGGCGCTTTATGTGGGTAATATATTTATTGGCCTTTAGCGCCCAAAGGAAACGCTCAGGTGTCCGGGTCTTCCAGTTTTCGAAGGTCTTGACAAGGGGAAGCCGGTAAAAGGAGGAATTGAGCTCTACCGTGTCAAAATGTTGGGTATAGTATTCCAGCCATCTTGATTTGGGCCAGTCTTCAGGATAGAATAGTTTTATCCAGTGCGTGTAGGTCCAACCTGATGTGCCGATTCTTATTTGTTGTTCCATTGGGCTATTTTATGAGTGGCTGAAGGTCCAGTCAATATCGCATTTTTTGTCCTTGACCGCACAAAAAAAAGAACCGACGGATTACAACGATATATCAATGAAACCGTGTTCTTGAAGCTGGATTCTTTTTGTGCTTTCATTAGCTTAGCGGCGTTCGCCTTGAAAAGAGGCGTAATTGGCTCTCTTTGTGTTTCCATTTCTTGAAATAGCGTTTTTGATATGTCTGAAAGGAAAAAGACCACTTGCAGGCTGAAGAAACAGGGGTTTGCCCCCGGAAGCTGCCGGGTCAAGGTGCACGATAAATACGAACTGGCTTGCCAGGCGACCTTGAAACCGGAAGACGGTTCTTGGCATCGGCTTATCACGTCTATTCATCTATCCCGCCCCGAAAACTATCTTTCCATCTATCAATCCGGATGCAACTTTTCCTGTCGCAAGTGTCATTCATGGTACTTTAGCAAGGTAAAGGACGGCACATGGTACAGTCCGAAAGATATCCTGGCTAAAGCAGTAGAATACGAAAAGATGGTCACCCTCTGGGAGCCAAGAGACAAAGCCACGTCCTGGCATGCGCACGATACTTGCAGGTGCTGCGGAAGCTGTGTGCTCCATGGAAAAAAATCAATTAATTGCCCAGGAATACTGGATGCAAAATCGGTGGTTTTGAGCCCTCAGGGATTTGGCCCGGCCCGGAACATCGTCGCCTTTACCGGGGGAGACGTCACCTGCTGCCCAAAGAGATAACAAAACGAGGGTTCGTGCTGGAGGTC includes:
- a CDS encoding DUF72 domain-containing protein yields the protein MEQQIRIGTSGWTYTHWIKLFYPEDWPKSRWLEYYTQHFDTVELNSSFYRLPLVKTFENWKTRTPERFLWALKANKYITHIKRLKEPGEPLERFYTAASGLKEKQGPILFQLPPSLSFDENEFEHFCRSLNPSLLHALEVRHPSWITDRLFAILKKHNIAFCIADTAGRYPYHEVVTGDFVYVRLHGSKKLYASDYSEGELQTWAQKIDEWEKDTYLYFDNDFEGHAVKNAKRLKEILGLS
- a CDS encoding divalent-cation tolerance protein CutA, with the translated sequence METYVQVVTTTETREDGKKIAKALVEKRLAACVQLVGPIVSTYWWKDNVETAEEWQCLIKSKKSLYGKVEKAIKLLHPYETPEIIALPIVSGSDDYLEWLNGELK
- a CDS encoding Slp family lipoprotein, yielding MSFGGIQKVALAVLVSFLVAGCLTGCATVPSRQFRAEAIPTPFKALLKDTEAYKGQRVILGGYIIETINEPNRTLLVILQAPLDFQNRPKSQDLSEGRFLVQTRDFLDPEVFSKDRKLTVGGTVQGTLSRQLGNTTYPYPLIESIELHLWSKEARYARPYDPYYPYWHRPWRPYDPFHPWWW
- a CDS encoding Slp family lipoprotein, whose translation is MSWTGRLFLFCLVPTMVGCASGISGHARSQVTYHGSFSALQVDIDRHRGEVVMLGGRVIETQGGQPTSEMTVLQLPLDGRGRPEDGDRTEGRFLLRSTGFLDPALYEKGTLVTVVGTVTGGESRLIGSFAYDHAVVEILEITSWRGRQGRSPQFHFGIGVGTSF